A genomic stretch from Podospora pseudoanserina strain CBS 124.78 chromosome 3, whole genome shotgun sequence includes:
- the RHO2 gene encoding Rho GTPase (EggNog:ENOG503NVG7; COG:S) — MAAMQESGQHQTAIRRKLVIIGDGACGKTSLLSVFTLGFFPTHYIPTVFENYVTDCKVDGKNVQLALWDTAGQEDYERLRPLAYSKAHVILIGFSIDTPDSLDNVKHKWVTEAQERCPEVPIILVGLKKDLRDDPVAIEEMRKKSQRFITPTEGEHAAKEIGARKYLECSSLTGEGVDDVFEAATRASLLMFEKSEGGGCCVIL; from the exons ATGGCCGCCATGCAAGAATCCGGACAGCACCAGACTGCCATCCGAAG GAAGCTCGTTATCATCGGAGACGGTGCTTGCGGTAAAACCAGTTTGCTGAGCGTATTCACCCTCGGCTTCTTCCCCACA CACTAT ATTCCAACCGTTTTCGAAAACTACGTGACCGACTGCAAAGTAGACGGCAAGAACGTACAACTCGCCCTCTGGGATACCGCCGGCCAGGAAGACTACGAGCGGTTACGGCCGCTAGCATACTCCAAAGCACACGTCATCCTGATAGGCTTTTCCATCGACACGCCAGATTCACTCGATAATGTTAAACACAAG TGGGTGACAGAAGCACAAGAGAGATGTCCCGAGGTGCCGATCATCCTGGTAGGACTGAAGAAGGATCTCCGCGACGACCCAGTCGCCATTGAAGAGATGCGGAAGAAATCTCAGAGATTTATCACGCCGACCGAGGGCGAGCATGCCGCGAAAGAAATCGGCGCGCGCAAGTACCTCGAGTGCTCGAGTTTGACGGGCGAGGGCGTCGATGATGTGTTTGAGGCGGCCACGAGAGCGTCGCTGCTCATGTTTGAGAAGAGCGAGGGGGGCGGCTGCTGTGTCATTTTATGA
- a CDS encoding hypothetical protein (EggNog:ENOG503P4EX; COG:S), translated as MSTKTFLPSLRALTTRLFTRPLPLPTQQCRPLTTTPPSLALSKSSIAKLGPGSKPGKGSSSANKNQPTRRSKKKGEVVRDPRMINLLRHFAILSPQRIPAPLRMARNRYLRHWTIHRAWLLFRRQQREARERNWMRQYQSMNRACEELRLTSGPGTREEGYLFRMAMEKKGVYGLKGVPIEYARAQTETPARVPWDHEWKRD; from the coding sequence ATGTCAACCAagaccttcctcccctccctcaggGCCCTCACAACCCGCCTCTTCACCcgcccactccccctccccacccaacaATGCCGCCCcctaaccaccacccccccaagcctcgccctctccaaatcctccatcGCCAAACTCGGCCCTGGCTCCAAACCAGGCAAgggctcctcctcagccaacaaaaaccaaccaacccgcCGCTCCAAGAAGAAAGGAGAAGTAGTCCGCGACCCCCGCAtgatcaacctcctccgccacttcgccatcctctcccctcaACGCATCCCCGCCCCCCTACGCATGGCCCGCAACCGCTACCTCCGCCACTGGACCATCCACCGCGCCTGGCTCCTCTTTCGTCGCCAGCAGCGCGAGGCCCGCGAGAGGAACTGGATGAGGCAGTACCAGTCCATGAACCGCGCCTGCGAGGAGCTGAGGCTGACGAGCGGGCCAgggacgagggaggaggggtatctGTTTAGGATggcgatggagaagaagggcgttTATGGGCTCAAGGGGGTGCCGATTGAGTATGCTAGGGCGCAGACGGAGACGCCGGCGAGGGTGCCGTGGGATCATGAGTGGAAGAGGGATTGA
- the ADE6 gene encoding phosphoribosylformylglycinamidine synthase (MEROPS:MER0042827; EggNog:ENOG503NX0B; BUSCO:EOG092608C4; COG:F): protein MAHLTLAGDSCFTASEAQKLKDQINKIAPIKVSKLAGSWIYYAHINGDANAAKQTLSQFLPLSGSSTPPLTHIGYGRQWFVTPRYLSPWSSKATMIAHVCGFENQIQRIERGRIITIEFDQPYNDKTVPFKDVLHDRMTEHLTTEEPDLNTMFAESEPAPLEVVDIFAEGRDPVQVLNEYNKARGLALDQSEVEYLVEQFTKLGRPPHDIELFMFAQVNSEHCRHKQFNANWTIDGITKDHSLFGMIRNTHKATPDFTVSAYSDNAAVIQGENANLWAPDYSTGSWKLNKELIHVLAKVETHNHPTAIAPFPGAATGSGGEIRDEGAVGRGSMPKAGLCGFWVSDLHIPEHKAPWEIDVGRPAHYASSLDIMLEAPIGSARFNNEFGRPCLTGTFRTLLTADDTKAEGEFRGYHKPIMIAGGVGTVREKHALKDPKDVQEGAHVIVLGGPAMLIGLGGGAASSNASGEGNADLDFDSVQRGNPEMERRAQMVINTCVALGDHNPIAMIHDVGAGGLSNALPELVKDAGFGGRFELRQVECVDRGMSPLQIWCNEAQERYVILVNSDGMERFTAICRRERCGFSDVGTVLSKEEDGVSRLVLSDKESKEYPRPIDVPMDVLFPKGRKLERIVSSKKPTWPVFEPVASLKAALGDAASDADLFKQAVQRVFWLPSVGSKSFLITIADRTVGGLTIRDQMVGPWQTPVADVAVTATSFSLNGMKTGEAMAMGEKPTLALISPAASARMAVAESLLNLGAADIKGGSYRGDLKRVKLSANWMAAVNHPGEGAALYEAVEAIGMELCPKLGVSIPVGKDSTSMKASWKDGETKKSVTAPVSVVISAFTLVEDVRRTWTPQLRRVEDVGETVLLYVDLAQGHKALGGSALAQAFGAIGHEAPDVRDVDLLKDYFDALAQLHESAIVLAYHDVSDGGLVTTIAEMMFAGRCGVDVMMDGVAKSGSLADMTEALFHEELGAVFQVRASDETNFKRCFATCGPPAGLIKKIGVVQDSSKQNLNIRYGEGAPFASLDRAEMQQWWSKVSYEMQKLRDDPSCAESEYAIIADSADPGLSYNLTFSPAENIVPLTASITGFFGKSPRVAILREQGVNGYAEMAFAFRAAGFDAVDIHMTDIINGRSLADFVGLAACGGFSFGDVLGAGQGWAKSILLHEKSRKELAEFFQRKDTFALGVCNGCQMLSRLKELIPGAEDFPAFVQNNSTQFEARYSMVKIEDNPSNPSVFFNGMNGSSLPIVVSHGEGRAEFQSQQQFQSLTESGGIPIRYVDNRLEVTETYPYNPNGSPGGIAGVASRDGRVLAMMPHPERTIMADVTSYAPREDVEQWGEFGPWLRMFRSARRWVG, encoded by the exons ATGGCGCACCTCACCCTCGCAGGTGACTCCTGCTTCACGGCCTCCGAGGCCCAGAAGCTCAAAGATCAGATCAACAAGATAGCGCCCATCAAGGTGTCCAAGCTCGCCGGCTCCTGGATCTACTACGCCCATATCAACGGCGACGCCAATGCCGCGAAGCAAACCCTCTCCCAGTTTCTCCCGCTCTCCGGCTCAtccactcctcctctcactcACATCGGTTACGGCCGCCAATGGTTCGTGACACCGCGATATCTCTCGCCATGGAGCTCCAAGGCCACCATGATTGCCCATGTTTGCGGCTTCGAGAACCAGATTCAGCGGATAGAGCGCGGAcgcatcatcaccatcgagtTTGATCAGCCTTATAACGACAAGACTGTTCCATTCAAGGATGTTCTGCATGATCGCATGACCGAGCACCTCACGACAGAAGAGCCGGATCTCAATACCATGTTTGCCGAAAGCGAGCCCGCTCCTTTGGAGGTCGTTGACATATTTGCCGAAGGCCGGGACCCGGTCCAGGTGCTCAATGAGTACAACAAGGCTCGCGGCCTGGCCCTGGATCAGTCTGAGGTGGAGTACTTGGTGGAGCAGTTCACCAAGCTGGGCCGCCCTCCCCATGATATCGAGCTCTTCATGTTTGCTCAGGTCAACTCGGAGCACTGCCGTCACAAGCAGTTCAACGCCAACTGGACTATCGATGGCATCACCAAGGACCACAGCTTGTTTGGCATGATCAGGAATACCCACAAGGCCACCCCTGATTTCACCGTTTCGGCTTACAGCGACAATGCGGCTGTCATTCAGGGTGAAAACGCCAACCTGTGGGCCCCAGACTACTCTACTGGCTCCTGGAAGTTGAACAAGGAGCTTATTCACGTTCTCGCCAAGGTTGAGACACACAACCACCCGACCGCCATTGCCCCTTTCCCCGGAGCTGCTACTGGCTCTGGTGGTGAGATTCGCGATGAGGGTGCCGTTGGCAGGGGCTCCATGCCCAAGGCTGGTCTCTGCGGTTTCTGGGTCTCTGATTTGCATATCCCCGAGCACAAGGCGCCCTGGGAAATCGATGTCGGTCGCCCTGCTCACTACGCCAGCAGTCTTGACATCATGTTGGAGGCCCCCATTGGAAGTGCCCGGTTCAACAACGAATTCGGTCGCCCATGCTTGACCGGTACTTTCAGAACTCTCCTTACTGCCGATGAcaccaaggccgagggcgagTTCCGTGGCTACCACAAGCCTATCATGATTGCTGGTGGCGTCGGTACTGTAAGAGAGAAGCACGCCCTCAAGGATCCCAAGGATGTTCAGGAGGGCGCTCATGTTATCGTCCTCGGTGGACCTGCCATGTTGATTGgtctgggtggtggtgctgcgtCCAGTAACGCTTCCGGAGAGGGTAACGCCGACCTTGATTTTGACAGTGTGCAGCGTGGCAACCCTGAAATGGAACGCCGTGCGCAGATGGTCATCAACACTTGCGTCGCTCTCGGAGACCACAATCCCATTGCCATGATTCACGacgttggtgctggtggtctTTCGAATGCTCTACCTGAGCTCGTCAAGGatgctggctttggtggaAGATTCGAGCTTCGCCAGGTCGAGTGCGTCGATCGCGGCATGAGCCCTCTCCAGATTTGGTGCAACGAAGCCCAGGAGCGCTATGTCATCCTGGTGAACAGCGATGGCATGGAGCGCTTCACTGCTATCTGCA GACGTGAACGCTGCGGTTTCTCTGATGTCGGAACTGTCTTGtccaaggaagaggacggtGTCTCTAGACTGGTTCTCAGCGACAAGGAGTCGAAGGAGTACCCCCGCCCTATTGATGTTCCTATGGACGTTCTTTTCCCCAAGGGCCGCAAGCTCGAGCGCATTGTCAGCTCCAAGAAGCCTACCTGGCCCGTTTTCGAGCCCGTCGCCAGCCTCAAGGCTGCTCTTGGTGATGCTGCCAGCGACGCCGATCTTTTCAAGCAAGCTGTCCAGAGAGTATTCTGGCTGCCTTCCGTTGGCTCCAAGTCattcctcatcaccatcgccgatCGCACCGTCGGTGGTCTTACCATTCGCGACCAAATGGTTGGCCCATGGCAGACACCAGTTGCTGATGTCGCCGTCACGGCTACTTCGTTCAGCTTGAACGGTATGAAGACTGGTGAGGCGATGGCCATGGGTGAGAAGCCAACACTGGCTTTGATCTCTCCTGCTGCCTCCGCCAGAATGGCTGTTGCCGAGAGTTTGTTGAACCTCGGTGCTGCCGATATCAAGGGTGGCTCCTACAGAGGCGATCTCAAGCGTGTGAAGCTTTCCGCCAACTGGATGGCCGCTGTCAACCACCCCGGCGAGGGTGCTGCTCTCTAcgaggctgtcgaggccATCGGTATGGAGCTCTGCCCTAAGCTCGGCGTCAGCATTCCTGTTGGCAAGGACTCCACCTCGATGAAGGCCAGCTGGAAGGACGGGGAGACTAAAAAGAGTGTTACCGCTCCCGTGTCGGTCGTCATTTCTGCCTTTACCCTGGTTGAGGATGTTCGCCGTACCTGGACTCCCCAGCTTCGCCGCGTTGAGGATGTCGGCGAGACTGTGCTCCTCTATGTCGATTTGGCCCAAGGCCACAAGGCTCTTGGCGGCTCTGCTCTTGCCCAGGCTTTTGGTGCTATCGGCCACGAAGCCCCAGATGTCCGTGATGTGGATCTCCTCAAGGATTACTTTGACGCCCTTGCCCAGCTTCACGAGAGCGCCATCGTTCTTGCCTACCACGATGTCTCTGATGGTGGCcttgtcaccaccatcgctgAGATGATGTTCGCTGGTCGCTGCGGCGTTGATgtcatgatggatggtgttgccAAGTCTGGCAGTCTTGCTGACATGACCGAGGCTCTGTTCCACGAAGAGTTGGGTGCCGTCTTCCAGGTTCGCGCTTCAGACGAGACCAACTTTAAGAGATGCTTCGCCACTTGTGGCCCTCCTGCGGggctcatcaagaagattggTGTTGTCCAGGACTCGTCTAAGCAGAACCTCAACATCCGTTACGGAGAGGGTGCTCCCTTCGCCAGCCTTGACAGAGCCGAAATGCAGCAATGGTGGTCCAAGGTCTCTTACGAGATGCAGAAGCTCAGAGACGACCCCTCCTGCGCCGAGTCTGAGTATGCCATCATTGCTGACTCTGCCGACCCCGGTCTTTCTTACAACCTGACCTTCTCGCCTGCCGAGAACATTGTTCCTCTGACCGCCTCGATTACTGGCTTCTTCGGCAAGAGCCCTCGCGTTGCCATCCTTCGCGAGCAAGGTGTCAACGGCTACGCCGAAATGGCTTTCGCTTTCCGCGCTGCTGGCTTCGACGCTGTCGATATCCACATGaccgacatcatcaacggccGCTCCCTGGCCGACTTCGTCGGTCTCGCTGCCTGTGGTGGCTTCTCCTTTGGTGACGTTCTCGGCGCCGGCCAGGGTTGGGCCAagtccatcctcctccacgaaAAGTCCCGCAAGGAGCTTGCCGAGTTCTTCCAGCGCAAGGATACCTTCGCTCTCGGAGTCTGCAACGGTTGCCAGATGCTTTCCCGCTTAAAGGAGCTCATCCCCGGCGCCGAGGACTTCCCCGCCTTTGTCCAGAACAACTCTACCCAGTTCGAGGCCCGCTACAGCATGGTCAAGATCGAGGACAACCCGTCCAACCCCTCTGTCTTCTTCAACGGCATGAACGGCTCCTCTCTGCCCATCGTTGTTTCTCACGGCGAGGGCCGCGCCGAGTTCCAGAGCCAGCAGCAGTTCCAGAGCTTGACTGAGTCGGGTGGCATTCCCATCAGATACGTCGACAATAGACTCGAGGTCACCGAGACATACCCCTACAACCCCAACGGCAGCCCTGGTGGTATCGCCGGTGTTGCTAGCAGGGATGGAAGGGTGTTGGCTATGATGCCTCACCCCGAGAGAACTATCATGGCGGATGTGACGAGCTACGCGCCCAgggaggatgttgagcaGTGGGGCGAGTTTGGTCCATGGTTGAGGATGTTTAGGAGTGCTAGACGCTGGGTTGGGTAG
- the sgt2 gene encoding Small glutamine-rich tetratricopeptide repeat-containing protein 2 (EggNog:ENOG503NWJA; COG:S) — translation MAAQNSKQRLALAVCDFLSSSLKDGTLREEDSDNIDIAINCITEAFSVDFSDKAAVSSAIGSQNLLQIYSVYEKLKNVTAPASSQSAGSSSAPPPSTAVTEEQKKQAESLKSKGNAAMAQKDYPTAINYYTQALSVHPGNAIFLSNRAAAYSAAKDHESAKADAEAAVAIEPTYTKAWSRLGLARFALGDAKGSMEAYQKGIEYEGNGGSDAMKKGYETAKRRVAEIEAEESASATARSASPSAGGGGTPSLADLAGMLGGGGRGGGGGGPGGLDFGAIMNNPMFASMAQNLMSNPDMMANLMNNPRLRDMANSFGSGGGLPDIGSLMSDPSIAEMARNMMGGAGGAGAGAGAGRGSGAP, via the exons ATG GCAGCCCAAAACTCCAAGCAGCGCCTCGCCCTCGCAGTCTGCGACTTcctgtcctcctccctcaaagaCGGCACCCTCCGCGAGGAAGACTCCGACAACATCGACATCGCCATTAACTGCATCACCGAGGCGTTCTCGGTCGATTTCTCCGACAAGGCCGCTGTCTCTTCAGCCATCGGctcccaaaacctcctccagatATACTCCGTCTACGAGAAGTTGAAGAATGTCACcgcccccgcctcctctcaGTCTGCAGGTTCTTCCAgcgccccaccaccatcaaccgccGTGACGGaagagcagaagaagcaggccgAGTCCTTGAAGTCCAAGGGCAACGCGGCAATGGCCCAAAAGGATTACCCTACCGCCATTAACTATTACACACAGGCCTTGTCGGTCCACCCCGGCAACGCCATTTTCCTATCCAACCGCGCCGCCGCCTACTCCGCGGCCAAGGACCACGAGTCCGCCAAGGCGGATGCCGAAGCTGCCGTTGCTATTGAGCCAACATACACCAAAGCCTGGTCTCGTCTCGGTCTAGCCCGTTTCGCTCTGGGTGACGCCAAGGGCTCGATGGAGGCCTACCAGAAGGGCATCGAGTACGAGGGTAACGGTGGCAGCGACGCCATGAAGAAGGGGTACGAGACAGCCAAGAGGAGGGTAGCGGAGATTGAGGCCGAGGAGTCAGCTAGTGCCACTGCTCGAAGcgcctctccctctgcagGAGGCGGCGGTACTCCCAGTCTGGCAGACCTGGCTGGTATgcttggcggcggtggcagagggggcggtggcggcggtccAGGTGGATTGGATTTCGGTGCCATCATGAACAACCCCATGTTTGCGAGCATGGCACAGAACCTGATGAGCAACCCGGACATGATGGCCAACTTGATGAATAACCCTAGGTTGAGGGATATGGCCAACTCGTTTGGTAGCGGGGGTGGGCTGCCGGATATTGGGAGTTTGATGTCTGATCCTTCTATTGCTGAGAT GGCCAGAAATATGAtgggcggtgctggtggtgctggtgctggtgctggtgctggtcgGGGCAGTGGTGCTCCTTGA
- a CDS encoding hypothetical protein (EggNog:ENOG503P3MW; COG:U) has product MATPSGASSPTGPLTPSTSVHPSIVPAPYAENDQHVCFICLQNENDTPDATWVHPCPCTLEAHQDCMLQWVAEMEVSNRRSKNGLQCPACKSPITVEEPYDAIVALRNRFNRKFSRISPGLLVLIVSECSVVGAASYGFAAITVFAGRRAVVSMVDKMGVIPTVITCSLIGPGLVLSRWLASLGNLVVLPVSALYSTFLIGRNQPLTWPPSPVWAVALMPSVQFAYTFFYYELFGKLEKRLNRALRGRPMDEEPPNEAQQQQQPPPIQAVAANGQQQQRQPGEQQQPPPQNGAGNNNNNNNNNNNNNNNQREGENGEEGMWDAVINLGRAVVGLFGDDDDQADADLDDDDVMGRADEIVFEVQLNLGDDGHDHDHDHHHHHHNDDDQDEMGNIHMDVAVPAGLPAPPPAAAQQPAPPPQNNNRRNHRNRDNNEVARPPPGPNGEGETNFLSLFINSIVSSLLMPVISFGMGEAIRFLAPKSWVTRSIFQRDSIWSSIWGGGGRRRTIPAAAGTGGVFAPSILQHQWGRSLVGGCLYVVLRDAWTLYVKWRRVQVKQNRRVKNVERRAAGKDN; this is encoded by the exons ATGGCGACGCCATCAGGCGCAAGCAGCCCAACCGGGCCGCtcacaccctccacctcagTTCACCCCTCCATCGTACCAGCACCTTACGCCGAGAACGACCAGCACGTCTGCTTCATCTGCCTCCAGAACGAGAACGACACCCCCGACGCGACCTGGGTCCATCCATGCCCATGTACCCTCGAAGCCCACCAAGACTGCATGTTACAATGGGTAGCAGAGATGGAAGTTTCCAACCGGCGGTCAAAGAACGGTCTCCAATGCCCAGCTTGCAAATCCCCCATCACAGTCGAAGAACCCTACGATGCCATCGTCGCCTTGCGCAACCGCTTCAACCGGAAGTTCAGCCGAATATCCCCaggccttcttgtcctcatAGTCAGCGAATGCAGCGTTGTTGGCGCCGCTAGCTATGGCTTTGCTGCGATCACAGTATTCGCCGGGCGGAGGGCTGTCGTGTCCATGGTTGACAAGATGGGGGTAATACCTACGGTAATTACATGCTCCTTGATCGGGCCGGGGTTGGTGCTGTCAAGGTGGTTGGCTTCCTTGGGCAACTTGGTGGTGTTACCAGTTAGTGCACTG TACAGCACGTTCCTAATCGGCCGAAATCAACCTCTCACCTGGCCCCCATCACCAGTATGGGCCGTGGCTTTGATGCCGAGCGTCCAATTCGCTTACACGTTTTTCTACTACGAGCTCTTTGGCAAGCTAGAAAAGCGGCTCAACCGAGCCCTCCGTGGCAGGCCCATGGATGAAGAGCCGCCGAACGAggcacagcagcaacagcaaccaccacctatCCAGGCTGTCGCAGCTAatggccagcagcaacaacggcaacctggcgaacaacaacaaccaccaccacaaaacgGCGCaggaaacaacaacaacaacaacaacaacaacaacaacaacaacaacaaccaaagaGAAGGCGAaaacggagaagaaggcatGTGGGACGCGGTAATCAATCTCGGCCGCGCGGTGGTGGGCCTCTTtggggatgacgacgaccaaGCAGATGCTGAtcttgatgacgacgatgtaATGGGCAGAGCCGATGAAATCGTCTTTGAGGTGCAGCTCAATCTCGGAGATGACGGGCATGACcatgatcatgatcatcaccaccaccatcacaatgATGACGATCAAGATGAAATGGGGAATATTCATATGGATGTGGCTGTTCCTGCTGGGCTTCCTGCACCTCCGCCGGCAGCGGCACAACAACCGGCTCCTCCGCCAcagaacaacaaccgccGCAACCACCGCAACCGCGACAACAACGAAGTTGCCCGTCCACCACCCGGCCCgaacggggagggggaaacgAATTTCTTGTCGCTGTTTATTAATTCGATAGTCTCGTCGCTTCTCATGCCGGTGATTTCGTTTGGCATGGGGGAGGCGATTCGGTTCTTGGCACCCAAGTCGTGGGTTACGAGGTCGATCTTTCAAAGGGATTCAATCTGGTCGTCgatttggggtggtggtgggaggaggaggaccattcctgctgctgctgggacTGGCGGGGTGTTTGCGCCTAGTATACTGCAGCATcagtgggggaggagtttggtcGGGGGGTGTTTGTATGTGGTGCTGAGGGACGCCTGGACGCTGTATGtcaagtggaggagggtgcagGTGAAGCAGAATAGGAGGGTGAAGAATGTGGAGAGACGGGCGGCGGGGAAGGATAACtag
- the GAL1 gene encoding galactokinase (COG:G; EggNog:ENOG503NVCX) → MAGPVPVASSLSDIYTVDAIGTQAKRWNNLLARFQTIYGQPAEFVARSPGRVNIIGEHIDYSLYPVLPMAITADSLLAVSTNVASTNTKEGHYKIKIANVQDAKFPAHEFDIPYEAVDIDATVHEWTNYFKSGLRGALELLRKKHGNDFEPKSMQILMDGTVPAGGGLSSSAAFVSSSALAVMVANGEKTVDKTELTELAIVSERAVGVNSGGMDQSASVFSERGSALFVSFTPSLKARPVSFPKTNPELTFLIAQSFVTADKFVTGPVHYNLRVVECSLAAAYLNAVLNPPGTQLPSDASPLSVSLHGFHETYFALQEHSSGATKSKSTESQLEELVALTAEKLDKRDGYTREEIAAVLNISVDELDKKFTSRFPVRAEKFKLRQRALHVFSEALRVLKFMSLLEQQPTNTDDTSEYNAQLGDLLNQTQDSCRDVYECSCKEIDELCSIARKAGSYGSRLTGAGWGGCSVHLVPAGKVKAVREAWEREYYSKLDLSEEQKEAAVVVSKPGSGSAVYLVDDKPGPVVVDDMDRGSEVY, encoded by the exons ATGGCCGGCCCTGTCCCCGTCGCCAGCTCTCTGAGCGACATCTACACCGTTGATGCCATCGGCACTCAAGCAAAGAGATggaacaacctcctcgctcGCTTCCAGACCATCTACGGCCAGCCAGCCGAGTTCGTGGCTAGATCACCCGGCAGAGTGAACATCATCGGCGAGCACATCGACTACTCTCTCTACCCCGTCCTCCCCATGGCCATCACTGCCGACTCACTCCTTGCTGTATCAACCAACGTTGCCTCTACCAACACCAAGGAAGGCCACTACAAGATCAAGATCGCCAATGTTCAAGACGCCAAATTCCCCGCTCACGAGTTTGACATTCCCTATGAAGCCGTGGATATCGATGCTACTGTTCACGAGTGGACCAACTACTTCAAGTCTGGCCTCAGGGGTGCTTTGGAGCTGCTGCGCAAGAAGCACGGCAATGACTTCGAGCCAAAGAGCATGCAAATCTTGATGGATGGGACAGTTCCGGCGGGTGGTGGCTTGAGCTCCAGCGCTGCGTTTGTGAGCTCGAGTGCTCTGGCTGTCATGGTGGCCAATGGTGAGAAGACTGTGGACAAGACTGAGTTGACTGAGCTGGCTATTGTGAGCGAGCGGGCTGTTGGTGTCAACTCGGGCGG AATGGACCAATCCGCCTCCGTTTTCTCAGAACGCGGCTCAGCCCTCTTCGTCTCCTTcactccctccctcaaaGCCCGCCCGGTCTCGTTCCCCAAGACTAACCCCGAACTCACCTTCCTCATCGCCCAATCCTTCGTCACAGCCGACAAGTTCGTCACTGGTCCCGTCCACTACAACCTCCGGGTGGTAGAATGCTCTCTCGCCGCTGCCTACCTCAACGCCGTTCTCAACCCCCCCGGAACTCAACTCCCATCTGATGCCAGCCCGCTCTCGGTCAGTCTTCACGGCTTTCACGAAACGTACTTTGCCCTCCAGGAGCACTCTTCTGGCGCTACAAAGTCCAAGTCGACCGAGTCCCAACTTGAAGAGTTGGTTGCTCTCACAGCAGAAAAGCTCGACAAGAGGGACGGTTACACCCGCGAGGAGATCGCCGCCGTCCTTAACATCTCAGTCGACGAACTCGACAAGAAATTCACATCTCGCTTCCCCGTCCGGGCGGAGAAGTTCAAGTTGAGACAGAGAGCCCTCCACGTGTTTAGCGAAGCGTTAAGGGTGCTAAAGTTTATGTCCTTGCTTGAGCAGCAACCGACAAACACGGATGACACATCAGAGTACAATGCCCAATTAGGCGACCTGCTCAACCAAACCCAGGACTCGTGCCGGGATGTCTACGAGTGCAGCTGCAAGGAGATTGACGAGCTGTGTTCTATCGCGAGAAAGGCGGGGAGCTATGGGAGTAGACTGACGGGTGCTGGGTGGGGTGGTTGCTCGGTCCATCTCGTGCCTGCtggcaaggtcaaggctgtgagggaggcgtgggagagggagtatTACAGCAAGTTGGACTTGAGcgaggagcagaaggaggctgcggtggtggtgagtaaACCGGGGAGTGGGAGCGCGGTTTACTTGGTGGACGATAAGCccgggccggtggtggtggatgatatGGATAGGGGTAGTGAGGTGTATTGA